The sequence GCCTGGGGCGCAACGTCTGTGCGCTGCTGGATGCCGGCCATCTTCCCGTGGTGCTTGGCGGCGGTCACGAAGTGGCCTTCGGCAGTTGGTCCGGTCTGGCCGAACATCTCTCCGGCAACCATGCCCCGAAGATTGGCATCGTCAACTTCGACGCCCATTTCGACCTGCGCGACCCGGCCCATGTACATTCCTCCGGCACGCCCTTCGCCCAGATCGCCGAGCAGTGCGCCGCCCGCGGCTGGCCGTTTCGCTATGCCTGCCTCGGTGTCAGCCGCGCCAGCAATACCCGCGCGCTGTTCCAGCGTGCCGCCGACCTCGGCGTGCTGGTGCGCGAGGACCGCGAGATCCGCGAGTCAAGCCTCGACGCCATCGGCGCCGAGCTGGACGCCTTTGCCGCCGGCTGCGACGTGCTCTACCTGACCATCGACATCGACGTGCTGCCGGCCTGCGAGGCCCCCGGGGTCAGCGCCCCGGCTGCGCGCGGGGTGCGCCTGGAGCTGCTCGAGCCCTTGATCGAACGGCTCAAGGGTAGCGGCAAGCTGCGCCTGGCCGATCTCGCTGAGCTCAACCCCGAATACGACATCGACAACCGCACCGCCCGCGTGGCGGCGCGCCTGATCCATCTGCTGAGCCTCTGAGCCAGGAGCCTGACGTGACCACCAAGACCAATAAATACCGCGACATTGAGATCCGCGCTCCGCGCGGCACCCAACTCAGCGCCAAGAGCTGGCTGACCGAGGCGGCGCTGCGCATGCTGATGAACAACCTCGATCCGGACGTGGCCGAGAATCCCAAGGAGCTGGTGGTGTACGGCGGTATCGGCCGCGCCGCGCGCGACTGGCAGTGCTTCGACAAGATCGTCGAGGTGCTCAAGCGCCTGGAAGACAACCAGACCCTGCTGATCCAGTCCGGCAAGCCGGTGGGCGTGTTCGAGACCCACCCGGACGCCCCGCGCGTGCTGCTGGCCAACTCCAACCTGGTGCCGCACTGGGCCAACTGGGAGCACTTCAACGAGCTGGACCGCAAGGGCCTGGCCATGTACGGCCAGATGACCGCCGGCAGCTGGATCTATATCGGCAGCCAGGGCATCGTCCAGGGCACCTACGAGACCTTCGTCGAGGCCGGCCGCCAGCACTACGGCGGCAACCTCAAGGGCCGCTGGGTGTTGACTGCTGGATTGGGCGGTATGGGCGGCGCCCAGCCGCTGGCCGCCACCCTGGCCGGCGCCTGCTCGCTGAACATCGAGTGCCAGCAGAGCAGCATCGACTTCCGCCTGCGCACCCGCTACGTCGACGAGCAGGCCAGCGATCTCGACGACGCCCTGGCGCGCATCGACAAGTACTGTGCCGAGGGCAAGGCGGTGTCCATCGCCCTCTGCGCCAACGCCGCCGACGTGCTGCCGGAGCTGGTGCGCCGCGGCGTGCGTCCGGACATGGTCACCGACCAGACCAGTGCCCACGATCCGCTGCACGGCTACCTGCCGTCCGGCTGGAGCTGGGAGGAGTACGTGGCCCGCGGCAAGCGCGAGCCCGAGGCGGTGGTCAAGGCCGCCAAGCAGTCGATGGCGGTGCACGTGCGCGCCATGCTCGACTTTCAGAAGATGGGCGTGCCGACCTTCGACTACGGCAACAACATCCGCCAGATGGCGAAAGAGGAGGGCGTGGCCAACGCCTTCGACTTCCCCGGCTTCGTCCCGGCCTATATCCGTCCGCTGTTCTGCCAGGGCATCGGCCCGTTCCGCTGGGCCGCGCTGTCCGGCGACCCCGAGGACATCTACAAGACCGACGCCAAGGTCAAGGAACTGATCCCGGACGACGAGCACCTGCACCGCTGGCTGGACATGGCTCGCGAGCGCATCGCCTTCCAGGGCCTGCCGGCGCGCATCTGCTGGGTCGGCCTGAAGGACCGCGCGCGCCTGGCCCAGGCGTTCAACGACATGGTCGCCAGCGGCGAGCTGAAGGCGCCGGTGGTGATCGGCCGCGACCACCTGGACTCCGGTTCGGTGGCCAGCCCCAACCGCGAGACTGAGGCTATGCTGGACGGCTCCGACGCCGTGTCCGACTGGCCGCTGCTCAACGCCCTGCTCAATACCGCCGGCGGCGCCACCTGGGTCTCGCTGCATCATGGCGGTGGCGTAGGCATGGGCTACTCGCAGCATTCCGGGGTGGTCATCGTCGCCGACGGTTCTCCCGAGGCCCGCGCCCGCCTGGGGCGGGTGCTGCGCAACGATCCGGGCACCGGGGTTATGCGTCACGCTGATGCCGGTTATGACATCGCCATCGATTGCGCCAGGGAACAGGGCCTGGATCTGCCGATGCTCTAAGCATCGGACACAACAGCTGGAGCCGCGGGCGACGGAGGCCTGCGGCGCTGGCAGACTTCTTAACGCTGTTCCCAGCAAAGGCAGGCAACAATGAATACAAATAGCCGTAAACGCCTGAACGCGGGGGTTTTCATCCCCGCTTTCACCATCATTTTTCTCGCGGTTGTCGTGGGGCTGGTCGACAATGCGGCCCTGGTCAAAGTCGCCAAGGGTATCTTCTATTTCTCCCTGGTCGATTTCGCCTGGCTGTACCAGCTGTTGGCCATCTCCGCGCTTTCGGTCACCGCGTATATCTTTTTCTCCAAGGCAGGCGACATTCGCCTGGGCGGGGCGAATGCCAAGCCGGCGTTTTCCATGGCCACCACCTTTGCCATGGCGCTGACCGGCGGTATCGCCACCGGCGTAGTGACCTACTCGGTCAACGAGCCGATCATCTACCTGGGCAACGTCTACGGCGAAATTGGCAACCAGTCCTTCGCCCCCGGCAGCGCCGAGGCAGCGATCTTCGCCCTGGCGC is a genomic window of Halopseudomonas phragmitis containing:
- the hutG gene encoding formimidoylglutamase, producing the protein MHADRHSMEAWGGRTDPEPDSSRWHQRIRALNGDSQPGLALLGFACDEGVRRNHGRVGAAAAPLAMRKALANLAWHRQAPAYDAGDVVCEDGDLEAAQSRLGRNVCALLDAGHLPVVLGGGHEVAFGSWSGLAEHLSGNHAPKIGIVNFDAHFDLRDPAHVHSSGTPFAQIAEQCAARGWPFRYACLGVSRASNTRALFQRAADLGVLVREDREIRESSLDAIGAELDAFAAGCDVLYLTIDIDVLPACEAPGVSAPAARGVRLELLEPLIERLKGSGKLRLADLAELNPEYDIDNRTARVAARLIHLLSL
- the hutU gene encoding urocanate hydratase, producing the protein MTTKTNKYRDIEIRAPRGTQLSAKSWLTEAALRMLMNNLDPDVAENPKELVVYGGIGRAARDWQCFDKIVEVLKRLEDNQTLLIQSGKPVGVFETHPDAPRVLLANSNLVPHWANWEHFNELDRKGLAMYGQMTAGSWIYIGSQGIVQGTYETFVEAGRQHYGGNLKGRWVLTAGLGGMGGAQPLAATLAGACSLNIECQQSSIDFRLRTRYVDEQASDLDDALARIDKYCAEGKAVSIALCANAADVLPELVRRGVRPDMVTDQTSAHDPLHGYLPSGWSWEEYVARGKREPEAVVKAAKQSMAVHVRAMLDFQKMGVPTFDYGNNIRQMAKEEGVANAFDFPGFVPAYIRPLFCQGIGPFRWAALSGDPEDIYKTDAKVKELIPDDEHLHRWLDMARERIAFQGLPARICWVGLKDRARLAQAFNDMVASGELKAPVVIGRDHLDSGSVASPNRETEAMLDGSDAVSDWPLLNALLNTAGGATWVSLHHGGGVGMGYSQHSGVVIVADGSPEARARLGRVLRNDPGTGVMRHADAGYDIAIDCAREQGLDLPML